The nucleotide window TAAActtacaaatttaagaaaagatAAGAAACTGTTCTGATTTTGGTAAAAATATCGATGATTTTTGCTAGCGATGTCTACAACTTTTATACATTCATATAAAACTGCtaagttggaaatgaatttacTCTTTAAgctaaaaaatcttgaaaaataattcgaaaaataataattaatcttaataaataaaatacactcTGCCAATTTAAAAACGATTTAAACCTTtaagaattttacattttttttaaatagaacttcctaaagaatagttttttaatctaaattatTTGCTTCTTTCAGAAAAAAATGTCTCAGGATAATAGAATACCCAGTGTCGGTCTGTTTTTTATAACaacattcataattttaaacGTCAATACCCTGCTGTATGGAACACTTGTAAAGGCCAACTCATTGGCTACAGTTGTAACACCAACAGACATTAGTGTATCCACAAGTCCGTCTCTAAATGTCTCTACCGTAAACTCAATGACCACGGATGCACCGGCTACGGCACAAAGTGTTGGACAAGAAACGGTAGTGGAAACAACAACGGTAGAGCCAACACCACCACCCTCGACCACTTCAATGCATGAGATTTTGGGATCAGCTGGACCCGATAAAAGGGAACAGGATGCCATTCTCAAGGCCTTGGATTGGTTGAAGATGAAAAGAGCTGCCGACTATGGCTGGGGCAATGATACACATGTTGTTATATTGGCCAAAGAGTTGTCGGGTGCCCGAGATCCTTACGATGCCGACGGCCACTTGCAGGTTATACAGGAATTGGAAGACATGTTGTCGGTAAAAGAAatggaaattgaaattttagccATGCTGGACAGGCATCATACACTACCCAAACctttgaatttggaaaaattggcTCGTTATGTGCTGGCCTTAGGCTCTCTGTGCAAAGATCCTAAACATTTTCATGGTCATGATTTGGTAGCAACACTGCAACATCATGAGCCCACACAAGATATAGAGTTTGCTTTGACCACTTTGTCGGCCTGCAGTTCGGCGGCTCATGTGCGAAAACGACAAATACGTAGACTATTGGATATAGCCAGTGGGGTGACCGACCAAAGTGTGGATACAATTGCCATGGTAGGTGGTAGAGAAAATTATTAGTTAGTCTTAACTTATttgatgtttttcttttattaaaggTTATTTTGGCTTTACGCTGCATTGTCACCGATCATCGCCATAGACATCTGCAGCATTTTGTCAGACGACCAGCCCGAGGTCTGGCTAGTTTACAGGATCCCCGTGGTAACTTTGGTTCTTTACGCAGCACCGCTTTAGCCATGCAAGCATTACAGGATTTGGAACATGATCCAGCAGGTGCTTGGAATAGAACAGCTGCTTCTCGCTGGATTTTAAGTCGCCAAAGAGAGGATGGTGGCTGGAGTGAAGAACCCTTGCAAGATGGTCAAGATCCAGATATTGGGGTGGGTTTAACAGCCGATATCATTTTGGCCTTGGGTTGGAAGGGTCTAGGAGCCGTTAGGGCTTTACAATGTGATCATGTTATACGCGAAAATAGTGATCCATCGTCGGGTGAGTgggattttgatttttaaagagacgttttttttttgttgagagATTTAATCAATTTGTTTTCGTTTACAGAGAATGGTGAACAAAAGTTGGCGGTTCCCTATGGTTTAACTACATCGGCAGAAGAATCTGATTCACGCAATGTTTCATATACGTATACCCTGTGGGTAGGCTCAAATGTAACCGAAGCCATTTCCTTGTCTTTAGTATCGCCGAAAAATACAACATTCTTCAAAGCCATGACCCAGGCGGCCGATATGGATTCAAGGTAAGGGATCAAGGGccgtataaatatatataaataagttatttttaaattaaaaagaaacaagtTTATACAAAATGACAAGTAACTGTACTTGTTTTGCAGAAGTACTTTTCCAAAGAGGTACTCTTTCAAAAAGGTCTCTTTTCTAAACAAGTTAGAAAGCTACTTTGGGCTGTAGCCTATTTTATATAGGTACCCTTCACTAAAGTACTATATAAGatacagatttaaaaaaaatgttaggtaCAAAAATGGGGAAAACATTTTTTcgtgaaaactattttttattgaaaaaaaattatgggtgaaaaaaaatcggaatcaaaaatattttgacctattgtCGGTTCGAATTTCTATGCCGTTGTATACGTCATTGGAAATTTATCCCTattgttaatgacttagtaattaaTAAGGTACTTATCTGAAAAAGTACTTCTTCCAATGCAAGCAACTGATCCATAAACAAGTTCTTTCTTAAAGATGAACTCTTTGAAAAGGGCGCAagtgtttttacttaaaaattgtaCTATCTGAAAAAGTACTTCTTCATAGGGGTACatctttaaaaaagtaccttttgaaagaGGCACTCTTATGGAAtaatacttttttagaaaaatttatataaacgtactttttaaaataacttttttagtttaacTTGTTTTAAAATAGCTTTAAATTCTTGTTATTTACAGGTTTGCCTTTGAGGCTAGAGAATGGCCCAATGGACACTATGTGCACACTTTGGCTGGCAAAAAAGAGGAGCCCAGAGggtaatttttataaatcaattaatgtttatattaagatatttatgtttttggGGTTTCAGGTACAACTATTGGTTACTTTATCGTTTGCCAGAACTTCCTGATCCCAATAATGCTCCCGGAAATCAGCTTATAGCGCCAGTTGGTAAGTTATAAAGAGggtaaatattaaatagatttttttttaaatttgttttatacttCAAGGCGTGGATGAACTAATGGTGGAAGATGGTGAACATTATTTGTATTGGTACAAAAAACTTTAAGTCTCAGAACAGCCATAAGTACAGCATTTGAAAGCATTCCGACAACTCCTCATTCAACTAATTTGCAAATCCAGgttattaaattgttaatttatatacaaaactatGTATAATACAAAGGTATAAGTTATAAAGCTGTGGATTTAAGGACTAGATTATACTATTGGTAAAATAGTAAGTTTAGTTCATAAAACAAACAGAAATTAATATTGCTTGTacgtattttatatattttgtaatagacaaaacaattttataacctAAGGCCATTTTAGCATCTTATAGAATATAAATGTGATGCACACAAACAGAATTcgctttaaaatttaacaaataaaacaaaaaaccaaaaaaaaaagaaatgcatacaaaaataaaaccaaataaagtTTAAATCAATATTCAAACAAAAGCATCGAACTAACGCCAAGGAAATGCCAACtgacatttgaaatttgaaCTAAGGAGTTTTCACACAACTAAATCAcccaataaaaaatacaaaacagacAAACATACACCTTAACACAAAACTTAGCATACAACAGACAGATATTCAAACCAAACAAACTAACAGTCAGACAAACAGACATTCAGACACCGTTCGTAACAATAAGTGATTATAAATCATACAACACTAATTAAGcattaatatttacatacatacaattcatattcattaatttataataataataatataataaaaaattgaaaagaaacaaaaataattaaaacgaaAAACAAATGGAAACACAAATACCATGTAGATAATATTTTGTGCATCTAAATCGAATATAATTTTGATATTGTACGAGCAACATACTACAACAGTATGTGatatttgaaacaaaacaaaatattcaataataagtaattattattaataataattatattactAAAAAAAGAAGCTAAAAGGTTTGTTAAGCTAAATCTTCAACATCCTTAAATCTTACAACTCTATTAacttacaaacaaaacaaaaactataaatttaaactttaataactttcaatattctattgtattgtataCTGTGCTAtgattcttatttattttcataagtttttgtttctaaaatttactttattctATTTAATGCAGAGACGATatacaaataatacaaattaattaactAACTAATTAATGAATTACATTATTGATTAAACTTAGCCAGCCAAATCTGTATTTGTTTACAACTTTTGCAAAAAACAAGAGCCCAGACATTGAAGGTATTGTATGAAAAtaatcttaaacaaataaaagatcgaaaactgaaaaaagagatttcaaagatttaaatatcatggattttattaaaaacaaagaattagacacaaaatctattacaaaattatttttatacacatttaattgccttttctaaatatttaaaccaGTGATCAAGACCAGGATCCGAACACGACTATTCAGATGTAtacaatcagcccaattatgaataaaaattccccgggagttgttccccttttctcatttttcctattcaaattcaatgggaaaaactaCCGGGAAACAAACTCCCggtgaattttttattcataattgggctgaatatgaaTGTGATCAATACTGTATAAATGTATCAAGAGTGTGCATGAAAAACACAATCagaaaattcattttaataaattgaggCATGTTCTGTATGTGTGCCGACCACTGCTTTAAACGATCTCAATTCTCAGCTGAGTGAAGATGTAGAAGATTGTTCCAAAACTGGAGACCGAATTATAGCATTTGTAATGGAATGATGATCATTCGtatggaaaaataatttcgatagtgaaattataaaaaaaatgtaattgattctggatatcgaatgccataatcttAAATAAgcaaattacaaataaatacatacgaTCACAAATAGTGTAATTCGTACCCAGATTCAAAACTAATTTCTAGATATAGAGTGAGTAAATGAAATGTATATTTGGATATTCTAAAGACTTTAACATATATATTTCAATAGTTTTCAAGAAATcattagaaattgaaaaaaaaatatttacatttatctTTCAAATCTAATTTTCTCTAATAACAACTTAAAAAATGTTACcttaaaatttcacatttttttaataaaaaaattccttCCTTTGAAATCTCTTTTAATTTaggttaaataatattaaaaacaaatattattttataactgcgttatgtatatcaaaattgtAATAAACCCAACTCAAATGTTCTGCATTAAGGTACACCACCCCGCCTTCTCCTACTTCAAACTACATACTACTAATCCTTCCCCAACACACCACCTCCAACTACTTTCTTTACTTTATAAACTAAacccaaattttctatattattttttttatcccttTTGTAGTTgctattttatgtatatatcgTCTCTTGTAATAATTCATATTCACATACTGTAGCTATTAATcgctaaatatataataatcgTGCTATACactgagaaaaaataaaaaaaaaaataataaatggtgTTTTTTCATATACAGATATTTAAGGGTTTAAACAAAACTggtcaattttaataaaatcgaacaAAATTGGGAATGAAAAAAGGTGCAGGGAACCAAACATAACTGGAAAAATGTCTATTAGAAATTAACAACAATTAAACTTTAgtttgattaaatttatttaaaaggatttatattatttaaccTCCTGTATACATCTCTTTGACATAAAGAATTAAACAAGCATCAGCCATTAAACTCTTTACAGTAGAACAACCTAttgagaaacataaaatattgccCTTAAAATTcccttttaaagttttaaactaaataatacaactatttttatacccttgacCATAAGTTGTAATCTTATATAAGTTTGtgattccgtttttaatttccacatttttcatttgtgaccccaaaatttttttcaactattttttttatttttttttttcaaaaaacaaaaatttttgtttaccaacatttatttaccaaaagttgtttttaatatttttgttaaagtagTGTATAAGATTCGTTATAGCCGACTATtgaactcttacttgtttgctGATCAATAGACTATCAGTCAATATCATAACTTTACGCTTGATATGAACTTGAAAGATATTTGGACTCAGCATGTTTATTAAGTTCTTTTTTCATACAGAAAACCCATTGTAAATCtttgaaaacttaaacaaaCGTACTGAAGAGGTATCAGTCTGCAATAttaatgcaataaaataaaatcattcgaATTTGTATGGTTTATACATcgaaatatgaaaatgttttctttcgaTTATTAGGACGATGGATTTATTCATTCGTGCATCAGGTAGTTTCGGCACTGAACCATATATGGACATGTAAAGGTCCGTATTTGAAGAATAGGAACATAAACCTTTAGGGTATCACAATGTGCACAATAAATGGACCTAAGTGAGCAGGTGTAACTGGCTGCCTTTAAAAAAACCACCTACCCGTACAAAATTTAGCGTTttcagataaaaaaaaattacgaattcCAATATTTGTTCTAACAAATAAAACGTATCGATGATAAACCTATTTAAACTGTTACTATAAATCCGATCCTCAATGTAAATGGTCCCAATagaatattaaacttttttttttcaaaatattttttttaaaaaatttgaattcattGAATGTAAGTAATTTGGCGTCTTCGGAATTTGATTTCAGACGGACATTGCTgtatacagacggacattgctatatagactccgctatatataacaaTCCCGAATATGATCAGCccatttatgaataaaaaattcgccgtgagtttgttccccgggagttttttcccattgaatttacataggaaaaatgggaaaagggagaaaactccggggaatttttatacataattgGGCATCACCACCCataatgaagggtataaaaaaatatatggattttttttacaaattctacTCCATTCGTATGTTGTTTAACTAAACAACGATTATATTCTATTCTATTTCTCCTATAAATTAACATAAATctaaacattaatttcaaagtCACCCCTTTCAAATCACATTATTGTTGTTCTTAGTTACTGATAagatttctatgtatatttaaaaataattatttatctgGAAAAAATCAGTACCAAACCTTCTACTTGTAATACAAAAATTCGCTAGTAGCAATATTATTTGACCGCAAATAATAAAAGATTATATCTGTGACGCATTATTTGTATAACTTTTCcatttcataaataattttgtagtaTCAAAATTGAACTTACAGCATCTTAcctcataaaatataaaaaaaaatatagagcaTTTTTTAAGGCTctagtaaaaaaaaagtttcaaaatttacaatgtttaaaaaacaacattattatttaaatgtataATTAATAAACAccaaatcgttttaaaaatcaGCAAAGGTTACGACGAAAAAATTCTCTTCGTGGTTGGACATTGGATAGCATTTGTAGACAGccaatatttttctattctattttaCTTGTCAATCAAAATCTTAGCTTCTAGTGTAAATATGCTCAACtactaataatttaaaagaaactaTGAACTTACcacaaatgattttaaaaagtttggctggaattcttgattttttttatacttgaTATCTTGAATTTTCAGCTATCTTTATATTTGCTTAACTTGATTTCttgaatttaaaaatctgtGACTCGAATTCTGGATTTTTCTTGACTTGATATATGTTGAAATTTCTGCTATCTTTATATTTGCTTAACTTGATTTCATgaatttgatacattttttttacttgaTATCTTGAATTTTcagctatttttatatttgcttAACTTGATTTCTTGAATTTTCTGCTACCTGGAAATTTTCTTGAATCCTATACCTTATTATTTCTTGCGTTTTCTACTGTCTTctttttaaagttgtttaaatatttcttaatttcaatattgccaattgtatttaaatatgcaTTTAGTTTTCTGCCTTTTAGggtttttgaagttttttttattgtttttattcagtttttttttcttgaagttttttttattattaatatgtatattactTTATACCACTAAGGAGAAACACGCTCATGCTCACACACACAGTCCAAGCAGCCGTTAACAACCGTACTTTAGgaaaaaaaggaatttaaatccttaatttatacacaaatttaaaatgaaaccgATATTGTTGATTTTCTCCCGGTCCCAAATGCATCCCAAAGTATGTGGCACACACTGAGACCGGGAGCACATCGCCAGTTTgggaaaatattgttgttgttgcgttGAAATTTCATGTTCATAAAATCTTACGAAGATGGTATTAAGATTGGCACGGGTTGTTTCAGCAATTACTGCGTTGTTCCCCTAAGCGTAGACCAAGAGTCTACTCTTCGACGATGACTTGTTGTTGAACTTGTTGCTCGTGGTGTTGGTTTTGTTGCTGTTGGGCCTGATTGTGTTGCTGATGTTGATTTTTCTGGTGATGGTGTTGGTTACGTTGATTGCGATTGCGCTGGTTGCGATTATCGCGACGTTGTCCACCCCAGTTACCACCACCTTGATTGTTGGAGTTGGGGTTGTAGTTGCGATTACGCATGTTCATGTTACCACGTTGGAAGAAGTTGCCCTGCTTCATGTCGAAGATCTTTTCGTTGACATCCACCAAATTGGTCACCTTATCGACAAATTGCATGGCGAGGGCCTGTAGACGGGATGGTTCGGAGCGATGCATGACCACGGTTTCCGTGGGATCGTCCAAGCTGGCCATTAACTCCTCGTTAATAATCATTTTACTGATGAGTGAGTGCACCTTTTGAACGGGCAAGTCGTACATTTTTGCCAACGATGGAATACTCAATGAAGTGTACACATTGGAATAGGTGAAGAGATACGTGCGCAACGACTCTTCCTTGATGAATTTCACCAACATTTCGCGTACTCGGTCGGATTCGTAGAACAAGTCCCACACCTTAGTGTTCATCTTCTTGTTGACAATGAAGTTGACGCAGGCTTGCCAGTTGCCACAACGCATGGCCTTGGCGGCAGCTACCACATGTTCTCTCATCGATTCGGGGGGTCCGACGAGCGACTGACGTTCGGATGAACGCAATTGTTGATAGAAAGTCTTACTGATCATGCGACGACGGGCATCGAATTCATGGGCAGCAATGTAGGGAATTTCAATGAGCATGGCGGACACCAAATACACACATTCGAGCAACTCCAAGTTGATGTGCATGTGGAAAGGCATTTGGCGTTGCTTCTCAATCTTCTCCTGTTCGGCAGAACGTTCATGTTGACGCTGAGGCAAAAGACCCTGGGCCAATAATTCCTTGGGCTTACCGGTGACCATTAAGTCAACCAAACAGTGATGGGCATCTTTGATGTTCTCCTGACGGAAGGCGCACAGACCCAAATTTGCCATTGTGCGATTGTAGAGGATCTTGGTGGAAGGATCAGCCACATCGATGTTGTCTTGCAAATGAGACATGAGCACCAAATCACGTGCTTGGAACCAGTTGTCATGCAAGGCATGATGGTAGATGTGGGCCAAGATGGCGCGTGTACGGATACGATCGGTGTCATCCTTGGCATAAATGAACTTGCACAAACGGTCCATGACCTCAACAGTGGTGGAGGTGGTGGCTGGTACTTCGCCACGTTTGCGTTTCAAGACCTCCGGATCAAACTTGTAGTATAGATGTTCAATCTTACGCAAGTAAATGCGACAACGTTCATTGTTGTTGCcaattttctcgaaatattgTAAAACACTCTCAATTATGCGGGTGACATTAACTTCATCCTTAAGACGCAACACATAGTCATTAGAATGAGGATCACATTCCTTGAGCAATTTGGTGAACTCATCATCAAGACGTTCAACGGCCGCCAAAGGACAACCACGAATTAAATAGGTGGGTGTAATGAATTCCTCATTTTCTTCAGATACACTTTCGCTCATGGTAATATCTTCATTAGCCAACAACAATTTCATCATGCTCTGCATGACATCGAGCAATTTAACCCAGTGCTCCAACTTCATGGGCTCCGAGATCTTTTGATTGTAGTCGTAGATGGCAGAGATGATGTTAAAGTGGATTTTAACAGCCACAGCAACACCTAGAGAATGCTGTTCAGCAATATCGCGCAATTCAAATAACATGTCGATTTGCATGCGACGATCGGTACGTTTCTTGCCACGAGCCGACATAATCTCAATCAATTTGGCAATCACCAAAGGAACATCGATTTCAGCATCCTTCTCGAACATTTTTGGCTTCTCAACCACTGGGCCTTTAACAACGATTAACCATCCTTCATCATCTTCGGCTTCCTCTTGCTTTCTGCGTGCCTTGGGCTCCTTGGTGCGTTTGTCTTTTTTACGATCATCACGATCTTCTTTGTCTTCCTTGCCGGTGGACTTTTTCAAGAAACGATCACGGATATTAACATATT belongs to Calliphora vicina chromosome 4, idCalVici1.1, whole genome shotgun sequence and includes:
- the eIF3c gene encoding eukaryotic translation initiation factor 3 subunit C, with translation MSRFFATGSDSESESNDEDVQAPIYSKTSAYQFSDDEEEVKRVVRSTKEKRYENISALIKTIRNHKKIKDMSSILTSFEDLTRAYQKALPVISKEENGITPRFYVRCLAELEDFIIEVWEDREGRKNLSKNNSKSLGTLRQKVRKYIKDFEEDLVRFRENPDQESEAEDEEVAYDSDNEKHHVAAEGARDPKQASEQKSAKTAPAKSLEQDQDDSDDSIDWDSDTESETESSDDDNQYVNIRDRFLKKSTGKEDKEDRDDRKKDKRTKEPKARRKQEEAEDDEGWLIVVKGPVVEKPKMFEKDAEIDVPLVIAKLIEIMSARGKKRTDRRMQIDMLFELRDIAEQHSLGVAVAVKIHFNIISAIYDYNQKISEPMKLEHWVKLLDVMQSMMKLLLANEDITMSESVSEENEEFITPTYLIRGCPLAAVERLDDEFTKLLKECDPHSNDYVLRLKDEVNVTRIIESVLQYFEKIGNNNERCRIYLRKIEHLYYKFDPEVLKRKRGEVPATTSTTVEVMDRLCKFIYAKDDTDRIRTRAILAHIYHHALHDNWFQARDLVLMSHLQDNIDVADPSTKILYNRTMANLGLCAFRQENIKDAHHCLVDLMVTGKPKELLAQGLLPQRQHERSAEQEKIEKQRQMPFHMHINLELLECVYLVSAMLIEIPYIAAHEFDARRRMISKTFYQQLRSSERQSLVGPPESMREHVVAAAKAMRCGNWQACVNFIVNKKMNTKVWDLFYESDRVREMLVKFIKEESLRTYLFTYSNVYTSLSIPSLAKMYDLPVQKVHSLISKMIINEELMASLDDPTETVVMHRSEPSRLQALAMQFVDKVTNLVDVNEKIFDMKQGNFFQRGNMNMRNRNYNPNSNNQGGGNWGGQRRDNRNQRNRNQRNQHHHQKNQHQQHNQAQQQQNQHHEQQVQQQVIVEE
- the LOC135957993 gene encoding uncharacterized protein CG3556, whose amino-acid sequence is MSQDNRIPSVGLFFITTFIILNVNTLLYGTLVKANSLATVVTPTDISVSTSPSLNVSTVNSMTTDAPATAQSVGQETVVETTTVEPTPPPSTTSMHEILGSAGPDKREQDAILKALDWLKMKRAADYGWGNDTHVVILAKELSGARDPYDADGHLQVIQELEDMLSVKEMEIEILAMLDRHHTLPKPLNLEKLARYVLALGSLCKDPKHFHGHDLVATLQHHEPTQDIEFALTTLSACSSAAHVRKRQIRRLLDIASGVTDQSVDTIAMVILALRCIVTDHRHRHLQHFVRRPARGLASLQDPRGNFGSLRSTALAMQALQDLEHDPAGAWNRTAASRWILSRQREDGGWSEEPLQDGQDPDIGVGLTADIILALGWKGLGAVRALQCDHVIRENSDPSSENGEQKLAVPYGLTTSAEESDSRNVSYTYTLWVGSNVTEAISLSLVSPKNTTFFKAMTQAADMDSRFAFEAREWPNGHYVHTLAGKKEEPRGYNYWLLYRLPELPDPNNAPGNQLIAPVGVDELMVEDGEHYLYWYKKL